In Streptomyces sannanensis, the DNA window CGTCGGCGTTGTCGAAGACCAGCAGCCAGCGGCTGGTCGGTACGCCGCGCCGCAGCATGTCAATGGCTTCCTGCGAGGCGGCGGCCATGTCCTCGCCGCCCTGCGCGCCGAGACGTGCGGCAAGTTCGGCGAGGCCGGCCACCACGTCGTCGGTCTGCTCGGAGGAGATCCACCACACCAGGTCGTAGTCGGCCATGAAGCGGTGCACGTACTCCAGCGCCACCTGGGTCTTGCCGACGCCGCCGAGTCCGTACAGGGTCTGCGGCTGCGGCAGGACGACCGCCATGCCGCCGCCGAGCTGGTCACGCATCCGCTCCAGCACCACGGAGCGCCCGGTGAAGCCGGGGTTGCGGGGCGGCGCGTTCCAGATCCTCGGTACGGTCCCGGGGAAGCGCGGCCCCGGTGTGACCGCCTCGGTCACCTGCGCCGGCCGGTCGAGGGCGCGCAGCAGGGCAGCGGTGGCGTGGACCTCGTCGAGCCGGAACAGGTCGACCGGGTTGCGGTCGATGTACGGCGTGGTGAGCCGTACGTCGCCGACGCGCAGCGGCAGCAGCTGCCGGCGGGCGCCGGTGGGGTCCTCGGCAGCGGCCCGCGCCCAGACCTCCATGGCGCGGGCCGACTTGAGGTAGGCGCTGGACAGCAGCACCACGGTACGGGCGGCGTTCTCGGCGACCGCCACGTCGGTGTCGGAGAGGGACGACTGGGCGGAGACGTCGCGCGGCACCACCCGGAAGCCGGCCCGGGTGAGCACCGATTCGATCCAGTCGGCCCACATCCGGTTCTCGGCCACATAGCTGAGGAAGAGGTCGGCGGGCAGCGCGGGGCGGCGGCGGGTGAAGGCGTCCCTGATCCGCAGCCTGGCTTCCTCGTTGACCGGAGGCATGGAGGTGATCTGCCCCTCGGTCACGACGGAGGTGAGCCGTTCGAAGGCGGAGAGCAGGGAGTTGGTGAGGCCCGCCTCGTCGCCGAAGGTGGCCAGGGTCTCCTCGTAGGCGTAGTACGGCCGGTAAGGGATCTCCACCGCGCCCCAGTAGGCGGTGAGTTCGTCCCCGTTGAGGCCGCTGGGGAAGCGGTCGAACTTCAGCCTGGCCAGTGCCCGTCCGGCGTCCGCCTTCTCCTTCTCGCCCTCGTCGATGCGCATGGGGACGGGCAGGATCCGGATGCCCCGGCCGTTGTAGCGTTCGTCGATCTGCCGGGCGACGGCGGCGGCGCCGTCGATGGACTGGTCGCTGAGGGTGAAGCAGTCCACCAGGACGTCGGGCAGGTGGACGGTGCAGATGTCGGCGATGTCGCTCAGACCGGTGCGGCTGTCGATGAGGACGTAGTCGTAGTTCTCCTTCATGTCCTCGCGCAGGGCGTCGAAGAACATGCCGCCGCCGAGGCGGTCGTAGAAGTTGTCCCAGTCGAAGGTGGAGACAGTGGCGGAGTATTCGCGGTTCTGCCGGCCCGCGGAGACGAAGTCCAGGGTGCCGCCGTCGGGGAACTCCCAGCCAAGGATCTCGGGCGTGAGCGAGACGGCGTGCGGCTGGATCCTGGCGTAGTCGCGGTGCCAGTCGTCGGGGCGCTGTGCCGGGTTGGTGGCGGCCCAGGCGTACTCGGTGATCAGGTCGATCACTCCGGTGGTGGCGCCGAGCGTGGACGGGTCGAGAAAGGGGTGGAAGAACCGGTGCAGGCCGGGGGCCTCCAGGTCCCAGTCCACCGCCAGGACCCGCTTGCCGTTGGCGGCGAGTATCCAAGCGGTGTTGGCGAGGGCCATCGTGCGGCCCGTGCCGCCCTTGTAGGAGTAGAACGTGACGATGCGTCCGTCACGACTGGCTGTCATCCGTGTCCTCCGCATCGGGCGCAAAGTCGAGCGTGTCGGGGATGAAATGCGTGGTGGCGTAGTCGGTGCCCATGGGTCCGACGAGCCGCGGCCGCTCGGTGTGTCCGCCTCCTGAGGGCGGGTAGACCGCGGCGTGTCTCAGGTACTGCTGGGCCGCGGCCTCCACCACCTGCGGCAGGATCCGGCCGAAGGCCTCCATGCTCGGCACGCCCTTGGCGGCGGCCCGGCAGGCGGCGCGGCCCTGACGCATCTTGGACGGCATGGTGTCCTCGAGCCGGGCGGTCAGTTCCGGTTCCCTGGCACGGCTCTCGTGGTCGTCGCGGTTCCACGGGACGACGACGCTCACCCAGGGCCGGTTTTCGGCGTCGAAGGCCTGGAGCCGGGCGCGGCGGTCGTCGTCGGCCAGGGCCCAGCGGTCGATCAGCAGGACCTCCGGGCGCGAGGGGGGCTGCTTGCCGTCGAAATGCAGCACCTCCTCGTCGAAGGAGGACACAGTGGCCTGGTAGTTGAGGGAGCGCACCAGGTCCTCGGTCACATAGGCGAGCGGCCGCTGGGAGACCGGGTGGTAGGGGTTCCAGTCCAGCGGGCTGTCCCCGTAGTAGGCGGGGTCGCGCCCTTCGGGGAGGTCGTGCCGGGTGGGGGCGGCGACGGTCACCTGCATGGGACGGGGGTTGGCGCTGGGGGCGCCGAAGGCGCTGGGGGCGAGGCGGTAGTCGACCGGGCGGCCGGGCCGGATACCGGTTGAGTCGGCCACGCTCACGATGCGTTTGGCGAGTTCATAGACGGCACGTTCGTACTCCTCGGCGAATATCCGGAGTTTGATCAGCCCGTAGAGCCCATCGGTCACATAGCGGTCCCCGAATGCCCGGTGGTTGAACTGCAACCGTTCGGCGGGACCGGGTAGTTGTTCGGGCGGTACGGGTACCCAGAGGGCCGGCACGATCGCTTCCGCCGGGCGGTTGCTGCGTGCCTGGTGCTGGATGGCCCGCTGGGCGAAGGCGTACCACTCCTTGCCGCACATTTCGCTGGCGAAGTAACGCGGGGAGAAGAGCGGGACGAAGACCCGGCAGGTGGCGAGCACCTCGCCGAGCCGTTCCGACCAGCCCTCTCCCGAACGTATCTCCCGGTCCATGAAGCCGGCGGGTGCTCCGGCCGGAAGATCGGTCATGGCCATCACATGACCGCACAGATCACGGAACAGCCGCTCGACCCACATATCGGGATCCGGACCACCGGCGCCGTACCTCGGTGTATGCGCATAGCTCAGAAAGAAGTACGGCCGGTGGTCCGCCGCTCGCGGCCTTGCTGATGCGTGCACACGACCCCCGTCCTGCTGTATTGAAGAACATCATTCCGGAGCAGCTAGTGCCCCATCCCCTCAATGTTCGGTCAATCAACGCCTTTTTTCAGTCATCCAGACAACGGCATGGTCCACCGCATCCTTGATCGAAAACAACTTCGCCCTGGTCCCTCCCAGTTGTCCCTCCGTCAGCAGCACGGGAGAGAAGTCGGCGCCGATCGCCTCGAAATCGCCGTCGTCCAGCTCGGCATCCATGTAGGCATACCAGAACGGCTTTCCGTTCTCCCGGACCACGCAACGATACTGACGCCTCCCGGTGGAAGGAATCCGGTATTCCGCGAGATGGAACGCGGTGCACACCGCGAATCCGGTATTGATCATCAGCACCTGCGCCCCGGACCGGAACAGCGCGCCGAGCGGCGATTCCTCACCCAGATGACAGTCCCTCGGATGTCCCGCGGTCAGCTCCGCGGCCCGTCCGCCAAGGGCCGCGAAGGAGGTCTGCGGATGGGCGCTGCGCGCCGCGCCCGGGGTCCTCCGGACGCACTCGGCCAGTCGGCCCATCCCCGGACACGGGGTGACACCGGGATCGAAGGCCGGCATCGCCGCCCGGAAGGCGGCGGCCTGTTCCTCGGTCATCCCCCGGACGCGCTCCAGATAGGCCGGGGAGGTGTCGGAGTTCTCCGGGGTGAAGGCCGGCACGACCAGCGTGCCGGCCGGCCCCAGTGCTTCGAGCAGCGCGTCCCGCAGCGCCGTGTCCCGCAGCCCGGTCCCGCGCAACGAGGCGTGTACGAGCAGAGTGCCCCCCGCCCGTACCCCGAGGCGCCGCAACTGCGCCACGACACCGTCCGGCCGCGCACCACCGTCCCGGACCCCAGGACCGGCACTCCGGCCCCCCCGAGGTGGAACGTCAGTCCGCACAAAACCGTCCAGCCGCGCAACACCGTCCCAGACCCCAAAACCGGCACTCCGGCCCCCCGGAGGTGGAACGTCAGCCCCGCTCACCCGCCGCCGCCCCCTCCCATTCGCCCCACAGCACAGCCAGCAGGCTCTTCCCGCTCACGGTCAGTTCGGCCGCCTGTTCCAGAGCTTCCAGCGCCCGGCGGCTCTCCGCCAGAGCTCGTACGGCCAGTTCCGCGGTGGCCTCGTCCGCCCGCCAGTACGCGGCCAGCGCGACGCGTTCGTACGCCCCGACCAGCAACCCCGACACCGGCACCGGCTCCCCCTGCCACGGCGCCGGATGGAGCCAGTCGCCGTCCAGAGCGTACAGATCGGCCACCTCGCACAGGGCCCGCAGCTCGGCACGCCGAAAACCGCGCAGCAACGCTGGGGCGAGCATCCGCCCGCCGGCGAGGACGGGGACGCCCAGTGCGCCGTAGCCGTGCCGACCCGCCGAAGGCTCCCCGGAGGCCAGCGGGGTGAATGTGGTCAGCGCGGCGACGGCCCGGTTCGCATGGCCGGGCACGGCCGCCCGCAGCAAGGCCCATGCCTCGGCGAGCAGACGGCTCCAGGCGGCGGCCTCGGCCGGCTCGAGCCGGGGGTGCGCGGGGGTGGGGAAGCAGTCCCGGTACGGGTCGACGTCGTCCAGCACCAGGCCGGTGACGCCGAGCCTGCGGACGGGCCACCAGCCGGGGGCCGGTTCTCCGGGGCATACGATCCGCCGCTCGACACCGTCCACGCGGACCACGAAACCGTCCTCGGCGGGGCGGACCTCGGCACTGCCGTGCTCCCCCGGCCCGCCCAGCACCAGCGAGCCCAGCGTGGGCAGACTGAGCGTGCCGTCCCTCCAACCGGCCCGGACGGTCAGGTCCAGCCCGCCACGCACGGCCGCCGCCGCGGTGTACGCCGAGAGGAATCCCGCGGCCCCGGCCGCGCCGGGCCGCTCCTCGCGCAGGGCGTCGAGGGTGTCCAGCAGCCAGCTGCGGGCGTAGGGATGGGCCAGTACTTCGTCAAGGCTGCCGAGGCCGTCGGAGCGCTGCTCGATGGTGCCCGCCAGCTCCCACGCCTCGTCCCAGGCCTCGCCGCCGCGCCCGTCGAGATCGGCGTGCAGCCGGGCGAGCAGAGTACGGGTCAGCTCGTCCTGCCCGGCGGCCTGCTCGGCGGGGTCCCGCACCGCGGGGGAGGCCGTACGCGCCGCTGTACGGGCCTCGATGCCGAGGATGAGGGCCTTCAGGTCGGCGCAGTAGACGGAGGGGTTGTCGAAGCCGGATTCCGGAGCGTACCGGTGCGTGTAGAGACCCCCTCCGCACGAACGGACGACCGGACACCGGCGGCACTGCTCGCTGACGCCGGCCAGCCCCAGTTGCCTGGCCCGTACCCCGGGATGGGCGGCGACCTCGTCGAAGGAGTGACGGAACACGTCGAAGCCGGTGGAGGCCGCGCCGTCGTAGGCGCTCTTGAGCGAGTCGACCTGCTCGAGGGTGCCGTCGGTCTCGACGACGACCAGATCGGTGGGGGCGAGGCCCAGGGACTCGGTCAGGCTGGGACCGCCGCCGAGGGTGGAGAGCACCGACGCGAAGAGACGAACCGGGACCGGGCGGCCCTGCCGCTCCCAGCGGTCGAAGACGGCCAGGATCCAGTCGGCGTAGGCGGTCGGCGAACCGTCCGGGCGGGCCGGAGGGGCCTCCCAGGTGGCGTGGGGCAGCAGGAAGTCGATGCGCGGCGGGTCCAGGGCGGTCAGCGCGTCCAGTACGGCGGCCGGGTCGTTCGCCACGTCGATGGTGCACAGAAGGCCGAGATACAGGTGGCGGAAGCGCTCCTGGCTGAGCAGTTCGACGGCTCCGAGGACCAGGGGGTGGCTGGTGCGGCCGTCGGCGAAGCGGCGATGGCGGTCATTGGCCGCTTTGTCGCCGTCGAGGGAGATTCCGACCTTGACGTCGTACTCGTCGAAGAGGTCGAGATGGCGGCTGCTCAGCTGCACACCGTTGGTATGGATGCGCAGGTCGAGGCCGGCGACTCCGGCGAGGGCCGTGGTCAGCTCCTCGCAGACGCGTCTCAGCCGGGGGATGCCCGCCAGCAGGGGCTCCCCTCCGTGCAGGATCACTGACACGGAGGGCAGTGCATGTGTCTTCGCATGCTCAGCCAGTCGCAGAGCTGTCCAGGAAATGGCCTCGTCGGAGATTGCCCTGGGGCGGGTTCGCCAGCTCTGATCTGCGTGTTCATAGATATAGCAGTGGTCACAAGCAAGATCGCATCTGCTGTGGACCTTGAGAACGATCTCGCGGAATGGGACCAGGGGTCCTGTCATTCCGCCAGTCTAGAGCGCCGAGTTGAAAGTGGACGCCTGTACAGAGCGGCCGATTGACGCGGGAAGGACCCGGCCGAGCTTCTTGGCGGCGTCGGCACCGCGCACATCGATCTCGGCGAGGGGTACGCGGTTCTTCTTCGCAGCGGCGAAGGAGACAGAGGATTCTGAGGTCTTCACGGCCGTCCTTGCTGACGTTGTTCCGGATAGGGACGCTGCACCGGCATCTGCACCATTGCAGTGTCGGCGGCACGACTTTACTCTCATGGCCACTGATGGCAACTGAGGTCGGCCACTTGAGGCCGGAGCGTTGCGGCACAATCGATCCGGTGAAAGAAACCGGCTCTACTTCGAAAGAGTGAAGACGAAAACCGCAGACGGGGGTGCATGTGACAGCGTTTCCCGGCCCACTGCAGAGTATGGTCTTCCGGAACGCTGATCTGCCGAAGCTGTTCCACCACACGGATTCCGTTGCCATAGCCCGGCAGCGGGAGGCGGTGAACACCATCCGCTCGCAGCTGTTTCTGCTGGTCGTGGGCGCTGCCCTGGCCGCGCTGCCCTGGCGGCTGAAGCTCGGCGGCACGTTCCAACTGGTCAGTGCGCTCAGCGCGCTCGCGTACGCCGGCGTGCTACTGATGACGTACCGCGCCACCAGACGCCGAGCAAAGTCGCACTGGCAACTCAACAGGTCCGCGGCGGACTTCATCAAGTCCATGTGCTGGCGCTACGCCGTGCACGGGACACCCTTCGACTCCGATTCCCCCGACCATGAACGGCTGTTCATCGCTCAGGTGGAGGAGGGGCTCCGGGAACTGAGAAAGGTCGGCTGGCAGGATCCGCGGGACGGCTCGGCCGGCCTGCCGGAAGCCGGCGATCCCGACCTGATCACCGCTGCCATGCGGGAGTTACGGGCCAAGTCGTTCGGCGTCCGCAGGGAGACCTATGTACGGGACCGGCTGATCGAGCAGCGCAACTGGTACCGGCGGCGCCAGGACCGGACCCGGCGCGCCGCGGCACTGTGGTCGGCGGCCATCGTCGTACTCACCGCGCTCGCGCTGCTCTTCGGTACGCTGCGCGCCTTCTCGGTGGCGGAACCGGCCGACCTGGCGGGGCTGCTGTCGGCGTCGGCCGCCGCCTGTATCGCCTGGAGCGAGTCGCGGCGCCATCAGCCGCTGATCGCGGCGCTCTCCCTGGTGGAGCAGGATCTGATGGCCATGCATACGGCGATGGAGAACACCGTCGGCGAGCGGCAGTGGGCCTCGGCGGTGTACGAGACGGAGCGGATCGTCTCGCCGCAGCACACCGAGTGGGTTGCCAGACACCGGAGTTGAGCAACAGCCAGGTGCTTCGCTGCATGCCCGAAGAAGGAGTAAGCCCGGAGTGCTGAGCAACAGCGCCCCGGGGTGCTTCAGCCGCGCGGCGCCTCACGCCCGTTCCACGCCCTCGCACCAGATGACCGTCACCGGTTTGCCGGCGTCGAGGGCGTAGTTCACGATGTCGCCGGTGCCCCCGCGCCCCCGTGCCGGGCGGCCGTCCCACACCGCCAGCAGCCGGTCGCAGTTGTCGGCGATATAGGCGCCCGCGGCGTAGTAGGCCTCGTCGGTGGAGTGCTCGAATCCCATCCGGACCTCCTGGGTGGCCCGCTCCTTCAGCCTCCGGTACTGGGCCAGTTCCCCGGCGTCGGCGAAGCCCCGCTCGTAGTCGCCGCTGGGGATGACCACGGTCAGTTCGGCCCCGCATTCCAGGGCGATGTCGGCGAACAGCTGGTCGGCGCCGGCTGCCAGGCTGGACAGCGCCTCCAACGCACCGCCGTGCCCGCAGAGCGCGGCGCGCAGCGCGGAGCGGATGTGGTCGAGGACTTCCGAGGGGATGTTCCGGTGGCCGGTCACTCCGATGCGTTTCACTAAGCCCCCCATCCGGTCCGCGTCAGCTGCCCTGCCATCCTCTCAAAACGGCGCAGAACGTCCAGCTCTGCGACATACGGGAGCCCCCGCCCGGTCGGCGCCGGGCGGGGGCTCGCGTGCTGCTGGCTGCAGTCAGGGGTGGGACGGAGGGTCAGTACACGCTGACGCCATAGGCGTTGAGGGCCTCGACCACGGGCTGGAAGTAGGTGGTACCACCGGTGGTGCAGTTGCCGCTGCCGCCGGAGGTGAGGCCCAGGGCCGTGGTGCCGGAGTAGAGCGCGCCGCCGGAGTCACCGGGCTCGGCACAGATGTTCGTACGGATCATGCCGTAGACGATGTCGCCGCCACCGTAGTTGACGGTGTAGTTGAGGCCGGTGACGGTGCCGCAGTGAATGCCGGTGGTGGAGCCGCGCCGGCAGGCCGACTGGTTGACCGAGGGGTTCGCGGCACTGGTGATGTCCTGGCTTCCCACGGTGCCCGGGTGCGCGAGGGAAGTGTTGCTGTAGCGCACCAGACCGTAGTCGTTGACGGGGAAGCTGGAGCCCGCCGTGGGGCCGATGAGCGTGGTGTGCGCGGAGCTGGTGTACCAGTTGCCCGCGCCGTCGGTGCAGTGACCGGCGGTCAGGAAGTAGTAGGTGCTCCCGCTGCGCACATTGAACCCGAGCGAACAGCGCCAGCTGTCCGCGTAGATGGCGTCGCCGCCGGCGATGTACCTGGTGATCTTTCCGGGGGTGCGCTCCACCTTGATGGCCCCGGCGTTGCGCCCGGCGGCCTGCTTGATCGTGGCGATCTCCGCCGTGGAGACGGTGCTGTCCGCGGTGACCACCAGTGCATTGGCCGCCTGGTCGACATGCCAGGCGGTTCCTGCCACGTCCGCGGCGAGAACGGCGTCACCCGCGGCGGCGAGGGCGGTGGCACTGTATGTGGTCGCTGCGGGGTCGGCGCTGGCCTGGGGCATCGCGAGCCCGATCGCGGCCAGGAGGCCGGAGGTGACTGCGAGCAGCCGGGTTCGTCTCGCAGGGCCGCTTCGGAACGTGGTGCGCTTGATCCTCACTTCTTCTCCTCCCGAAGGGAATTGAGGGTCGCTGAAGGTGGGGGGACCCGTGAGGCGCAGCCGAGGGGCACAGCCGCATTCCATGTGCGCCGTGCCCCTGACAAGCGCTGTGGGGAGTATTCGGCGGCCCGGCCACCGGGCGCAAGGGCGCCTTTTCGGCCGGGTCGCGGGGGACGTCGGACTGGGCTAGTAGACGTTCACCTTGTACTTGGCCAGCGCCTCGGGGACGGGCTGGTAGAAGGTGGTTCCGCCGACGGTGCAGTTGCCGCTGCCGCCGGAGGTGATACCGAGCGCCTTGTTGCCGTCGTAGAGCGCGCCGCCGGAGTCGCCGGGCTCGGCGCAGACATTGGTCTGGATCATGCCGCGGACGGTGCCGCCGCCCGAGTAGCGCACGGTCACGTTCAGCGCGGTGACCGTTCCGCCGTGGGTGCCGGTGGTCGAGCCGGTACGCTTGACCGGCTCGCCGACATAGGCGTCGGCGGCGCTGAAACCGCCGGGGTGGCTCAGCGAGGCGTTGTCGTAGCGCACCAGGGCGTAGTCGTTGCCCGGGAAGCTGGAGCCGGCGGTGGCGCCGATCAGTGTGGACTGGCCGGAGTTGGTGTACCAGGCGTTGGCGACATTGCCGCAGTGGCCGGCGGTGAGGAAGTAGTAGGTGCTGCCGCTGACGACGTTGAAGCCGAGCGAACAGCGGTAGCCGCCGCCGTAGATGGCGTCACCGGAGGCGAGCAGGGGCTTGAACACACCGGCCGCACGCTGGATCCGTACCGCGCCCGCGTCCGTTCCGG includes these proteins:
- the fsxC gene encoding FxsC protein, with the translated sequence MHASARPRAADHRPYFFLSYAHTPRYGAGGPDPDMWVERLFRDLCGHVMAMTDLPAGAPAGFMDREIRSGEGWSERLGEVLATCRVFVPLFSPRYFASEMCGKEWYAFAQRAIQHQARSNRPAEAIVPALWVPVPPEQLPGPAERLQFNHRAFGDRYVTDGLYGLIKLRIFAEEYERAVYELAKRIVSVADSTGIRPGRPVDYRLAPSAFGAPSANPRPMQVTVAAPTRHDLPEGRDPAYYGDSPLDWNPYHPVSQRPLAYVTEDLVRSLNYQATVSSFDEEVLHFDGKQPPSRPEVLLIDRWALADDDRRARLQAFDAENRPWVSVVVPWNRDDHESRAREPELTARLEDTMPSKMRQGRAACRAAAKGVPSMEAFGRILPQVVEAAAQQYLRHAAVYPPSGGGHTERPRLVGPMGTDYATTHFIPDTLDFAPDAEDTDDSQS
- a CDS encoding AAC(3) family N-acetyltransferase, producing MAQLRRLGVRAGGTLLVHASLRGTGLRDTALRDALLEALGPAGTLVVPAFTPENSDTSPAYLERVRGMTEEQAAAFRAAMPAFDPGVTPCPGMGRLAECVRRTPGAARSAHPQTSFAALGGRAAELTAGHPRDCHLGEESPLGALFRSGAQVLMINTGFAVCTAFHLAEYRIPSTGRRQYRCVVRENGKPFWYAYMDAELDDGDFEAIGADFSPVLLTEGQLGGTRAKLFSIKDAVDHAVVWMTEKRR
- the fxsBH gene encoding radical SAM/SPASM protein FxsBH, inactivated beta-hydroxylase extension form, yielding MTGPLVPFREIVLKVHSRCDLACDHCYIYEHADQSWRTRPRAISDEAISWTALRLAEHAKTHALPSVSVILHGGEPLLAGIPRLRRVCEELTTALAGVAGLDLRIHTNGVQLSSRHLDLFDEYDVKVGISLDGDKAANDRHRRFADGRTSHPLVLGAVELLSQERFRHLYLGLLCTIDVANDPAAVLDALTALDPPRIDFLLPHATWEAPPARPDGSPTAYADWILAVFDRWERQGRPVPVRLFASVLSTLGGGPSLTESLGLAPTDLVVVETDGTLEQVDSLKSAYDGAASTGFDVFRHSFDEVAAHPGVRARQLGLAGVSEQCRRCPVVRSCGGGLYTHRYAPESGFDNPSVYCADLKALILGIEARTAARTASPAVRDPAEQAAGQDELTRTLLARLHADLDGRGGEAWDEAWELAGTIEQRSDGLGSLDEVLAHPYARSWLLDTLDALREERPGAAGAAGFLSAYTAAAAVRGGLDLTVRAGWRDGTLSLPTLGSLVLGGPGEHGSAEVRPAEDGFVVRVDGVERRIVCPGEPAPGWWPVRRLGVTGLVLDDVDPYRDCFPTPAHPRLEPAEAAAWSRLLAEAWALLRAAVPGHANRAVAALTTFTPLASGEPSAGRHGYGALGVPVLAGGRMLAPALLRGFRRAELRALCEVADLYALDGDWLHPAPWQGEPVPVSGLLVGAYERVALAAYWRADEATAELAVRALAESRRALEALEQAAELTVSGKSLLAVLWGEWEGAAAGERG
- the fxsA gene encoding FxSxx-COOH cyclophane-containing RiPP peptide — protein: MKTSESSVSFAAAKKNRVPLAEIDVRGADAAKKLGRVLPASIGRSVQASTFNSAL
- a CDS encoding DUF4231 domain-containing protein: MVFRNADLPKLFHHTDSVAIARQREAVNTIRSQLFLLVVGAALAALPWRLKLGGTFQLVSALSALAYAGVLLMTYRATRRRAKSHWQLNRSAADFIKSMCWRYAVHGTPFDSDSPDHERLFIAQVEEGLRELRKVGWQDPRDGSAGLPEAGDPDLITAAMRELRAKSFGVRRETYVRDRLIEQRNWYRRRQDRTRRAAALWSAAIVVLTALALLFGTLRAFSVAEPADLAGLLSASAAACIAWSESRRHQPLIAALSLVEQDLMAMHTAMENTVGERQWASAVYETERIVSPQHTEWVARHRS
- a CDS encoding S1 family peptidase, with the translated sequence MRIKRTTFRSGPARRTRLLAVTSGLLAAIGLAMPQASADPAATTYSATALAAAGDAVLAADVAGTAWHVDQAANALVVTADSTVSTAEIATIKQAAGRNAGAIKVERTPGKITRYIAGGDAIYADSWRCSLGFNVRSGSTYYFLTAGHCTDGAGNWYTSSAHTTLIGPTAGSSFPVNDYGLVRYSNTSLAHPGTVGSQDITSAANPSVNQSACRRGSTTGIHCGTVTGLNYTVNYGGGDIVYGMIRTNICAEPGDSGGALYSGTTALGLTSGGSGNCTTGGTTYFQPVVEALNAYGVSVY
- a CDS encoding S1 family peptidase codes for the protein MRRRTRLLAVAAGLAAATAAALPNATAAAPRTYSADRLAAVSTAVEKANVGGTAWYVDQAADRVVVTADSTVSIAGLGRIKRAAGTDAGAVRIQRAAGVFKPLLASGDAIYGGGYRCSLGFNVVSGSTYYFLTAGHCGNVANAWYTNSGQSTLIGATAGSSFPGNDYALVRYDNASLSHPGGFSAADAYVGEPVKRTGSTTGTHGGTVTALNVTVRYSGGGTVRGMIQTNVCAEPGDSGGALYDGNKALGITSGGSGNCTVGGTTFYQPVPEALAKYKVNVY